The following are from one region of the Oenanthe melanoleuca isolate GR-GAL-2019-014 chromosome 23, OMel1.0, whole genome shotgun sequence genome:
- the HNRNPR gene encoding heterogeneous nuclear ribonucleoprotein R isoform X3 → MKTYRQREKQGSKVQESTKGPDEAKIKALLERTGYTLDVTTGQRKYGGPPPDTVYSGVQPGIGTEVFVGKIPRDLYEDELVPLFEKAGPIWDLRLMMDPLSGQNRGYAFITFCSKDAAQEAVKLCDNYEIRPGKHLGVCISVANNRLFVGSIPKNKTKENILEEFGKVTEGLVDVILYHQPDDKKKNRGFCFLEYEDHKSAAQARRRLMSGKVKVWGNVVTVEWADPVEEPDPEVMAKVKVLFVRNLATTVTEEILEKSFSEFGKLERVKKLKDYAFVHFEDRGAAVKAMNEMNGKEIEGEEIEIVLAKPPDKKRKERQAARQASRSTAYEDYYYYPPPRMPPPMRGRGRGGRGGYGYPPDYYAYEDYYDDYYGYDYHDYRGGYEDPYYGYDDGYAIRGRGGGGRGGRGAPPPPRGRGAPPPRGRAGYSQRGAPMGPPRGARGGRGGPSQQQRGRGARGARGNRGGNVGGKRKADGYNQPDSKRRQTNNQQNWGSQPIAQQPLQQGGDYAGNYGYNNDNQEFYQDTYGQQWK, encoded by the exons ATGAAGACCTACAGGCAAAGAGAGAAACAAGGCAGCAAAGTACAGGAATCAACGAAGGGACCAGATGAAGCAAAGATTAAG gctTTGCTAGAGCGGACTGGTTACACTTTGGATGTAACTACAGGACAGAGGAAATATGGGGGTCCTCCTCCAGATACTGTATATTCTGGTGTTCAACCTGGCATTGGAACAGAG GTTTTCGTTGGTAAAATTCCCCGAGACCTTTATGAAGATGAGTTGGTACCACTCTTTGAGAAGGCTGGTCCAATTTGGGATCTCCGTCTCATGATGGATCCTCTTTCTGGTCAAAACAGAGGTTATGCTTTCATTACCTTTTGTAGTAAAGATGCAGCACAAGAAGCAGTCAAACTG tgtGACAACTATGAAATCCGTCCTGGAAAGCACCTTGGAGTGTGCATCTCCGTGGCAAACAACAGGTTATTTGTTGGGTCAATTCCAAAGAACAAAACTAAGGAAAACATATTGGAAGAGTTTGGTAAAGTCACAG AGGGTTTGGTGGATGTAATTTTGTATCATCAACCTGATGATAAAAAGAAGAATCGAGGATTCTGCTTCTTGGAATATGAGGATCACAAGTCAGCAGCACAAGCTCGCCGACGCCTGATGAGTGGGAAAGTAAAAGTCTGGGGAAATGTTGTTACAGTGGAATGGGCTGATCCAGTAGAGGAACCTGATCCAGAAGTCATGGCAAAG GTTAAAGTTTTATTTGTAAGAAACTTGGCCACTACTGTGACAGAAGAAATTCTTGAGAAATCCTTTTCCGAATTTGGAAAGCTGGAAAGAGTAAAGAAATTGAAGGATTATGCATTTGTTCATTTTGAGGACAGAGGTGCAGCAGTGAAG GCTATGAATGAAATGAATGGGAAAGAGATAGAAGGGGAAGAAATTGAAATAGTATTAGCAAAGCCACCGgataagaaaaggaaagaacGTCAGGCTGCCAGACAGGCCTCCCGGAGCACTGC GTATGAAGATTATTATTACTACCCTCCGCCTCGCATGCCACCTCCTATGAGAGGCCGAGGCCGTGGAGGAAGAGGTGGATATGGCTATCCCCCAGATTACTATGCCTATGAAGATTATTACGATGATTACTATGGCTATGACTATCATGACTACCGTGGTGGCTATGAAGATCCCTATTACGGCTATGATGATGGCTATGCTataagaggaagaggaggaggaggaaggggtgGGAGAGGTGCCCCTCCACCACCTAGGGGGCGGGGAGCACCACCACCAAGAGGTAGAGCTGGCTACTCACAGAGGGGGGCACCCATGGGACCGCCGAGAGGAGCCAGGGGGGGGAGAGGGGGCCCATCGCAGCAGCAGAGAGGACGCGGTGCTCGCGGAGCCCGGGGCAACCGTGGGGGCAACGTAGGAGGCAAGAGAAAGGCAGATGGGTACAACCAGCCTGATTCCAAGCGCCGGCAGACCAACAACCAGCAGAACTGGGGCTCCCAACCCATCGCTCAGCAGCCGCTCCAGCAAGGTGGTGACTATGCCGGTAACTATGGTTACAATAATGACAACCAGGAATTTTATCAGGATACTTATGGGCAACAGTGGAAGTAG